Genomic segment of Iocasia fonsfrigidae:
GTTCACAGGCTGATCTTAATTCAAATAAGAAATATATTAATGTAAATGGTGTAAGTTATATGCAGAGAACAAGTGAGCTTAATAAGGTAGGCTGGACTATCAAGGCACTGATCAATAGGGATAGGCTGATTGAAGAGGGGCGGGTTGTACAATATACCATAATTCTAATAGCCTTAATAGTCTTTATTTTTGTGGTGATAACTACTCTTATTTTTAATTATCGTCTAACATTTCCCTTAAAGAAAATGGCTGATGCCTTTGACCGGGTAGCGATAGGTGATTTTAATTATCAGCTTAAGTTTAAGTATAAAAATGAAATTACTAATATAGAAGATAACTTTAATAACATGATCAGAGAGCTGGAGGGTTTGACCAAGAATCTTTTAGAAACACAGGAAAAGGCTCACCTGATAGAGCTGGAAAAAAAACAATTTCAATTAGATAGCTTACAGGCCCAGATAAATGCCCATTTTCTGTATAATACCTTAAATACGATCAGGGTGATGGCCCTTACTGGTGCTAAAAAAGAAATGGATAGAATGATCAGTAATCTGGTAGATTATCTGCGCTATATAAGTAAAGTACATGAATTTGTAAGCCTGGAAGAGGAACTTGCACAGCTTAATAAATATAAAAATATTGAAAACCTACGTTTTGCCAATAAGTTTAAATTGAAATATAAGATTGAATCAGGTCTAGAGAAACTTAAAATTCTGAAACTTACTGTTCAGCCTGTTCTGGAGAACTCTATTTTTCACGGTTTGAGACAGATACCAGGAAATGGTGTTATTCAGATATCGGCTTTTCAAAAAGGAAATAAGGTTTTAATCAGAATTATGGATAATGGTACAGGAATAAAAAAAAGGGAGTTAAAGGAAATCAAACAGAGTATACAAAAACCGGAGATTATAACTGATAATAGTAAGGGGAGTGATATAGGGATCGGATTGGCCAATATCCATAAAAGAATTCAGTTATATTATGGCAAGGATTTTGGACTGGAAGTAAAGAGCTGGGAAAATATTGGAACGGTGGTTACAATTTCTTATCCATATAGAAAGGGGAAAAAGGAAGATGTATAAGGCTTTATTAATTGATGATGAA
This window contains:
- a CDS encoding sensor histidine kinase produces the protein MFERFKKIHRKYKLRYKMIFVNLLISILPIILIALIFYNIFLNNIEKYVSSSVDLYFNQVNHRLEEYLDTVNIIADSVFFDKKLQELITSKDKNYWDKYNEIDLLFQSFLKFYESVEDIYIIDNNHDIYHSKSIVFRDEFKNFIINIDSAKINDGRLYFADPVKTKGGDSYFIAYRVIKSMFFKNFMANIARGAVILDAKKIENIIEENNLPEGSHVFIQNNAGEVITVTRDETVDIYRSSQADLNSNKKYINVNGVSYMQRTSELNKVGWTIKALINRDRLIEEGRVVQYTIILIALIVFIFVVITTLIFNYRLTFPLKKMADAFDRVAIGDFNYQLKFKYKNEITNIEDNFNNMIRELEGLTKNLLETQEKAHLIELEKKQFQLDSLQAQINAHFLYNTLNTIRVMALTGAKKEMDRMISNLVDYLRYISKVHEFVSLEEELAQLNKYKNIENLRFANKFKLKYKIESGLEKLKILKLTVQPVLENSIFHGLRQIPGNGVIQISAFQKGNKVLIRIMDNGTGIKKRELKEIKQSIQKPEIITDNSKGSDIGIGLANIHKRIQLYYGKDFGLEVKSWENIGTVVTISYPYRKGKKEDV